One window from the genome of Cryptomeria japonica chromosome 6, Sugi_1.0, whole genome shotgun sequence encodes:
- the LOC131038865 gene encoding probable sugar phosphate/phosphate translocator At2g25520, with protein MGKGSGKGESVSDNVLKKVLLSYTYVGIWIFLSFTVIVYNKYILDRKMYNWPFPISLTMIHMAFCSALAVLLVRVMKLVEPIGMTKEVYLSSIVPIGALYSMSLWFSNSAYIYLSVSFIQMLKALMPVAVYSIGVGLKRDTFKSNTMANMIGISVGVAIAAYGEAKFNSWGVMLQLGAVAFEATRLVLIQILLTSKGITLNPITSLYYVAPCCLLFLTVPWLFVEFPVLKETSTFHFDYFIFGTNSLCAFALNLAVFLLIGKTSALTMNVAGVVKDWLLIAFSWSIIKDMVTPINLLGYGLAFLGVCYYNHSKLQALKLKEAQKKSAQADEEAGLMEQRSERDGESMTGKGDAQA; from the coding sequence ATGGGGAAGGGATCAGGAAAGGGCGAATCTGTGAGCGACAATGTTCTGAAGAAGGTTTTACTGAGCTATACCTATGTGGGCATCTGGATCTTCCTGAGTTTCACTGTGATTGTATATAACAAATACATTTTGGATAGAAAGATGTATAACTGGCCTTTCCCTATTAGTCTGACTATGATCCATATGGCATTCTGTTCTGCTCTGGCTGTTCTGTTGGTCAGGGTCATGAAGCTTGTTGAGCCAATTGGGATGACCAAGGAGGTCTATTTGTCCTCCATTGTGCCCATTGGAGCTCTGTATTCAATGAGCCTCTGGTTCTCAAATTCGGCCTACATTTATCTGTCCGTGTCATTTATTCAGATGCTGAAGGCCCTGATGCCCGTGGCTGTGTACTCTATTGGCGTTGGGTTAAAAAGAGATACCTTTAAGTCTAATACCATGGCAAACATGATTGGGATCTCTGTTGGGGTGGCTATTGCAGCCTATGGGGAGGCCAAGTTTAATTCATGGGGTGTGATGCTTCAGTTGGGCGCAGTTGCTTTTGAGGCTACAAGGTTGGTTTTGATACAGATCTTGCTTACATCAAAGGGAATAACCCTCAATCCCATCACCTCACTGTACTATGTTGCACCTTGCTGTCTTTTGTTCTTGACTGTCCCTTGGCTGTTTGTTGAATTTCCTGTGCTCAAGGAGACCTCCACCTTCCACTTTGATTACTTCATCTTTGGCACCAATTCCCTCTGTGCCTTTGCCCTTAACCTTGCAGTTTTTCTCCTGATCGGTAAGACATCAGCTTTGACAATGAATGTAGCTGGAGTTGTCAAGGATTGGCTGCTTATTGCCTTCTCCTGGTCGATCATCAAGGACATGGTCACACCGATTAATTTGCTAGGCTATGGGCTAGCATTCTTGGGAGTTTGTTACTATAACCACTCCAAATTGCAGGCTTTGAAATTGAAGGAGGCCCAGAAGAAGAGTGCTCAAGCAGACGAAGAGGCTGGTTTGATGGAGCAGAGATCGGAGAGAGACGGCGAGAGTATGACAGGGAAAGGTGACGCTCAGGCCTAA